The Acidianus infernus genome window below encodes:
- a CDS encoding AAA family ATPase: protein MEILRREYNDVKNFSSWTLVYGRRKVGKSFLVRKYVNYDLYYVITRDLQAYFPTDNSFRNLNEAFSLTIKALRENKTVVIDEFQRMPEKYWDGLSVEHPNGKLILVGSSFRIMQKLVDRQSPLLGLVLPYRLEIIHYSDVLSQVGNPLLSLIYRDPWTLSFVKSVKDLEDKAYQLYMVTKALIGEIFEEEERQLTSLYEAILLSLAEGEWNTAIIAGSLNSKGFNVTPSSVSGYLETLQNMGLVEKIPIYGEKKRARWYYKISSPIISLIFYAEAKYNVSFTENVGELPIGREVQFSIGDLLAEKHSATLAYSPYEDIDIVLLDKGKPIIGYEVKLGEFSKAEAEKSIERIRRAGIPKAGLISLSEKPNFNADEELGPEDLVRISRDVFQKYVIRR from the coding sequence ATGGAAATATTGCGAAGAGAATATAATGACGTAAAGAACTTCAGCTCTTGGACTTTAGTTTACGGCAGAAGAAAAGTTGGCAAATCCTTCCTAGTTAGAAAGTACGTAAATTATGATCTGTACTATGTAATAACTAGAGATTTACAAGCTTATTTTCCTACAGACAATTCTTTTAGGAATCTTAATGAAGCTTTTTCCTTAACAATTAAAGCTTTGAGGGAAAATAAAACAGTTGTTATAGACGAATTCCAAAGGATGCCCGAAAAATACTGGGACGGGCTTAGTGTTGAGCATCCTAATGGTAAACTCATCCTTGTAGGCTCAAGCTTTAGGATCATGCAAAAGTTGGTAGATAGGCAAAGCCCACTTTTAGGCCTTGTTTTACCATATAGGCTGGAAATTATCCATTATTCTGACGTTTTGAGTCAAGTAGGCAATCCTTTACTATCATTGATTTACAGAGATCCATGGACTTTAAGTTTCGTTAAAAGCGTGAAAGATTTGGAAGATAAGGCTTATCAGCTTTACATGGTCACTAAAGCATTAATTGGAGAGATTTTTGAAGAGGAAGAAAGGCAGTTAACCAGTCTTTACGAGGCGATTTTATTATCTTTAGCAGAAGGTGAGTGGAACACTGCAATAATTGCAGGCTCTCTTAACAGTAAAGGATTTAACGTTACTCCTTCTTCGGTAAGCGGCTATTTGGAAACTCTCCAGAATATGGGATTAGTTGAGAAAATTCCTATTTATGGAGAGAAAAAGAGGGCAAGGTGGTATTATAAAATTTCATCTCCAATAATATCATTAATTTTTTATGCTGAAGCAAAGTATAACGTCTCATTTACTGAGAACGTTGGAGAACTGCCTATAGGTAGGGAAGTTCAATTTTCTATAGGTGATCTCTTAGCAGAAAAACATAGCGCTACTTTAGCTTATTCTCCTTATGAGGACATAGATATTGTGTTATTAGATAAAGGGAAGCCAATTATAGGTTATGAAGTGAAATTGGGAGAGTTTTCAAAAGCTGAAGCAGAAAAATCAATAGAGAGAATAAGAAGAGCCGGAATTCCTAAAGCAGGATTAATTAGCTTAAGTGAGAAACCAAATTTTAACGCTGATGAAGAATTAGGTCCAGAAGACCTGGTAAGAATTTCTAGAGACGTTTTTCAAAAATATGTAATTAGAAGGTAG